In one window of Leishmania braziliensis MHOM/BR/75/M2904 complete genome, chromosome 8 DNA:
- a CDS encoding putative adaptor complex protein (AP) 3 delta subunit 1, producing MSLAAFSQYSLAAVVRSLRSAPGGTEEAAVDKYIADTKNEANVADPQVKMVAIQKATYFYMLGYSSQYANFRIVELMASPFFLHKRVAYLAACLTFTEDTDVIPLMTASLKRDLSSSNQFEVGLALYCIASICTPDMAQDVVVNVVNLLSHPRAYVRKKATLSLYRVFLSYPESLRVTYGRLKEKLEDNNEKADTDPAVRGAVVCVLCELARRNPANFLGLAVPFYSLLSSVHSNWTLIKIVKVFGYFAPLEPRLGKKLVEPITSLISTTTAKSVQYECLLAVANGMSQVLSLKKLAAERIRSFVEDADPNLKFLGLEALSLLVSSSENRKLLTDQREVVLRCLNDPDSTIRLKALHLLRDLTTRKTVVSHINQMLDRCVRTPLDEEWSNAVIRTIIETAQTNDYEWILDFEWYLSVLLDLCVVELTVYTHGAFMEQELVCILSRVSGVRRAGVEEMVGLLTHVRLLRRDWQHSTQWRILCAAAFICGEYPHWVPDIAETCRALLAEPITLLPAEAQLACVTAVGKIAAYVYQPCARHVELRNGEEDCRGAEEGEERIVPSLANLIQTVLLPETDEVSVVLDSSAERDARGAVAQAHRGLRRFCHSTFPSVSERALLVEYQVVEQPEVGPKLYEADLPPVAVGAQDAIEIPEGLDLDAPFCENVAALMSLSGSEDSDGSNGGLGDGEGDDLDSNFNLEYRIEQQRRTEQARREEMAAYYLRDSADANVVVPKDFGASPPPPRSVHQIESDDGLDSHAGAASHHNRHTRTRRPQKVFSINRQLSKPADYEKKKVTQLRRSNSPEEDEATRKLRSIDVTRALGADERLPETLSYEQLLQKQQQNRGGNRLRVDAMAALQASESAPVTLYNQSPLRLYMTVTGCKVRRDGFHLSCAVECVNSTSSIVVRDIQLTLVPTTTVDMGNVALQLEAVESEVAEDAGGGTSLTIAERLKGSAMVRVPIVVRLSRLPPSFADAPLSLNLTWTAERKHCQAGLTLLLEYVYFTKPVLPGSVLTSHEYLEEVVGKSLAAAPIATAFLPCSKTAIMTGVVAAMPQLRLSPIDVFKDALSMYGLLHGRKSELARTHVAVLLQEQEVDGSKGILVMVRCHYPMLSKALILKLAELVGVR from the coding sequence GCGGgacagaggaggcggcagtggaCAAGTACATCGCAGACACGAAGAATGAGGCAAACGTTGCAGATCCGCAGGTCAAGATGGTGGCGATTCAGAAGGCAACTTATTTTTATATGCTTGGGTACAGCTCGCAGTACGCAAACTTCCGCATTGTAGAGCTGATGGCGAGTCCTTTTTTTCTACACAAACGCGTCGCCTACCTGGCTGCCTGCCTGACTTTTACCGAAGACACGGACGTGATTCCCTTAATGACGGCGTCGCTGAAGCGCGAtttgagcagcagcaaccaaTTTGAGGTTGGCCTTGCCTTGTACTGCATTGCATCAATCTGCACCCCTGACATGGCGCAAGACGTTGTGGTGAATGTTGTCAACCTACTCAGCCACCCTCGGGCGTACGTGCGCAAGAAAGCGACGCTCAGCCTCTACCGCGTCTTTCTGAGCTACCCTGAGTCTCTGCGTGTGACGTACGGTCGACTAAAGGAGAAGCTCGAAGACAATAACGAAAAGGCTGACACCGACCCCGCGGTGcgcggcgctgttgtgtgtgtgctgtgcgaGCTGGCACGCCGCAACCCAGCCAATTTTCTAGGGTTGGCGGTCCCTTTCTACTCCCTCCTGTCCTCCGTACACAGCAACTGGACACTGATCAAGATTGTGAAGGTGTTTGGCTACTTTGCGCCGCTCGAGCCGAGGCTCGGAAAGAAGCTTGTGGAGCCCATCACAAGTCTCATCAgtaccaccaccgccaagTCGGTACAGTACGAATGCCTGCTGGCCGTTGCGAACGGAATGAGCCAAGTGTTGTCGCTGAAAAAGTTGGCAGCAGAAAGGATTCGCAGTTTTGTTGAAGACGCCGATCCCAACTTGAAGTTCCTCGGGCTGGAGGCACTCTCCCTACtagtctcctcctccgaaAATCGGAAGCTGCTCACGGAtcagagagaggtggtgctgaGATGTCTGAACGACCCGGACAGTACGATTCGACTCAAGGCTCTGCACTTGCTTCGAGATCTGACAACGCGCAAGACGGTGGTGTCACACATCAACCAAATGTTGGATCGCTGTGTGCGCACCCCACTAGACGAGGAGTGGTCGAACGCCGTCATCCGCACGATTATCGAAACAGCGCAGACGAACGACTATGAGTGGATCCTAGATTTCGAGTGGTACCTCAGTGTGCTGCTTGACCTATGCGTGGTGGAGCTGACGGTCTACACCCACGGCGCCTTCATGGAGCAGGAGCTGGTCTGTATTCTGTCGCGCGTAAGCGGCGTGCGGCGGGCAggtgtggaggagatggtgGGGCTGCTGACGCATGTGCGCTTGCTCAGACGCGACTGGCAGCACTCCACACAGTGGCGCAtcctctgcgccgctgccttcaTCTGTGGCGAGTATCCGCATTGGGTTCCTGACATTGCGGAGACATGCCGGGCACTTCTCGCTGAACCCATCACGCTACTGCCTGCggaagcgcagctggcgtGTGTCACAGCGGTGGGAAAGATCGCCGCATACGTATATCAGCCGTGCGCTCGTCATGTCGAGCTGCGCAATGGTGAAGAGGACTGCCGTGGCgccgaagagggagaggagcggaTAGTCCCGTCGCTCGCGAACCTAATACAAACGGTGTTGCTGCCGGAAACAGATGAAGTGAGCGTGGTGCTCGACAGCTCCGCTGAACGCGATGCGAGGGGCGCCGTTGCGCAAGCTCACCGTGGTCTTCGACGCTTCTGCCATAGCACCTTCCCAAGTGTGTCAGAACGGGCTCTTCTGGTGGAATATCAAGTAGTGGAGCAACCTGAGGTAGGCCCGAAACTGTACGAGGCGGACCTCCCCCCAGTGGCTGTCGGAGCGCAGGATGCGATCGAGATACCGGAAGGACTGGATTTGGATGCCCCCTTCTGCGAGAACGTGGCGGCACTCATGTCCCTGAGCGGCAGTgaggacagcgacggcagcaacggtggtctcggtgatggtgaggGGGATGACTTGGACTCGAATTTCAACTTGGAGTACCGcattgagcagcagcgccgcacagaGCAGGCGCGACGGGAGGAGATGGCTGCCTACTACCTGCGTGACTCAGCAGACGCAAACGTAGTCGTACCCAAGGATTTTGgtgcctcaccgccgccgccccgctCCGTGCATCAGATTGAAAGCGATGACGGTCTTGACTCCCATGCTGGCGCGGCGTCCCACCACAACCgacacacgcgtacacgtCGTCCACAGAAGGTCTTCAGCATCAACCGCCAACTGTCAAAGCCGGCGGActacgagaagaagaaggtgacgcagctgcgtcgATCAAACTCACCTGAGGAAGACGAAGCGACGCGCAAGTTGCGCAGTATCGACGTTACTCGCGCTCTTGGCGCGGATGAACGTTTGCCGGAGACACTGTCCTATGAGCAGCTTCtccagaagcagcagcagaacagGGGCGGTAACCGCTTGCGCGTAGATGCAATGGCGGCACTTCAGGCCTCTGAGTCGGCTCCAGTTACTCTGTACAACCAGAGTCCACTGCGGTTGTACATGACGGTGACAGGCTGCAAGGTGCGCAGGGACGGCTTTCACCTCAGTTGTGCTGTGGAGTGTGTTAACAGCACAAGCAGCATTGTTGTTCGCGACATTCAGCTGACACTTGTGCCGACGACCACTGTTGACATGGGGAACGTCGCCCTGCAactggaggcggtggagtcCGAGGTAGCGGAGGACGCGGGTGGTGGCACCTCCCTGACAATAGCCGAGAGGCTGAAGGGTTCCGCGATGGTGCGGGTGCCGATTGTTGTGCGGCTAAGCCGCCTACCCCCGTCTTTTGCAgacgcgccgctgtcgctgaacCTCACCTGGACTGCGGAGCGTAAGCATTGCCAGGCAGGGCTGACACTACTGCTAGAGTATGTCTACTTCACGAAGCCTGTGTTGCCTGGCTCCGTGCTCACCTCTCACGAGTACCTCGAGGAAGTTGTTGGCAAGAGCCTAGCTGCAGCCCCGATAGCCACTGCCTTTCTGCCGTGCAGCAAGACGGCGATCATGACTGGGGTTGTGGCTGCcatgccgcagctgcgcctttCCCCGATTGACGTGTTCAAGGATGCGCTCTCCATGTACGGTCTTCTGCACGGCCGTAAGTCAGAActggcacgcacgcatgtggcggtgctgctgcaggagcaggaggtggaTGGCTCAAAAGGAATTCTAGTGATGGTGCGGTGTCACTACCCCATGTTGAGCAAGGCGCTCATTCTGaagctggcggagctggtgggTGTACGCTAA